The DNA sequence ATTGTAAACATGAGAGATGAAACAGATGCTGAAGAGTACTTATTTGCCATTGATGAAGGAGATACTGTTATGGATGTAATGGAATCTAATTTCGCAATTGACAATAACAATGGTTTTATCGAAGCAATTGATGGAATTTACAACGCTGAAGGTGAAACTTATGCTTGGATGTATTCCGTAAATGGAGAACAGCCTACTGTTGGAGCAGAAGAGTACGACCTTGAAGCTGGCGATGAAGTTTTATTTGAATTTTTAAACTGGGATGAGTAAGAATTTTCGGCTACATAAAGGCTATATTGTCCAAGATAGACAGTATAGCCTTTATTTTTTTTATTTTTCCCCGCCTAATGTATTGAAATCATATATAATGGTTGTATTATAGTAACAGTTGGCAAATTTCAATATAGAGAGGATCGACTATGAGATATTATATCGTTGCACTATTAATTTTGTTATTAGATCAAGTAACAAAGTGGTTAGTTGTACAAAACATGAATATTGGGGAAAGCATTCCTATCATAAATGGATTATTTTATATCACTTCACATAGAAATGCCGGGGCTGCTTTTGGGATATTGCAAGGTCAGCTATGGTTATTCATCATTATTACAATTGGTGTATCTTGTGTGCTTATTTATTTAATCCAAACAATAAAAAAGGGAATGAACTGGTATGGTGTTTCACTTGCATTATTGTTAGGGGGGGCAATTGGGAACTTTACCGATCGACTTTTTCGAGGGGGAGAAGTTGTTGACTTTATAAACGTATATATTTTCTCCTACAATTTCCCGATTTTTAACGTAGCTGATATGGCATTAAATGTTGGTGTTGTCATGATGCTTATTCATTTATTTAAAGAAGAAAAA is a window from the Evansella cellulosilytica DSM 2522 genome containing:
- a CDS encoding DUF4430 domain-containing protein — its product is MKLTKLLLALFVAMALLLVGCNQDDSEENTTPITNDPVNNTASEDANENASANESDEVKVTIVNMRDETDAEEYLFAIDEGDTVMDVMESNFAIDNNNGFIEAIDGIYNAEGETYAWMYSVNGEQPTVGAEEYDLEAGDEVLFEFLNWDE
- the lspA gene encoding signal peptidase II encodes the protein MRYYIVALLILLLDQVTKWLVVQNMNIGESIPIINGLFYITSHRNAGAAFGILQGQLWLFIIITIGVSCVLIYLIQTIKKGMNWYGVSLALLLGGAIGNFTDRLFRGGEVVDFINVYIFSYNFPIFNVADMALNVGVVMMLIHLFKEEKRNKKIAK